From the Vidua chalybeata isolate OUT-0048 chromosome 28, bVidCha1 merged haplotype, whole genome shotgun sequence genome, one window contains:
- the MXD1 gene encoding max dimerization protein 1 isoform X1, with translation MAAPPRLGIQMLLEAAEFLERREREAEHGYASLWPGGKDGEAPRRRAKARRSGGGGRSTHNEMEKNRRAQLRLCLERLKGLVPLGAAAGRHTTLSLLTRARLHIQKLEDQERRALHQIEQLQREQRHLQRQLEKLGMEWVRIDSIGSSLSSERSDSDQGESPHWGTAGGRPGRAGAPTAPVPVPPAEEMDVDVESTDDLPADLDWSSSSPSDSDERSSLQSLGSDEGYSSSGGTRAKLASSRKLPVGI, from the exons AAGCCGAGCACGGTTACGCCTCGCTGTGGCCCGGCGGGAAGGACGGCGAGGCCCCGCGGCGCCGCGCCAAGGCCCGGAGGagtggcggcggcggcag gtCGACACACAATGAGATGGAAAAGAACAG GCGTGCCCAGCTCCGGCTGTGCCTGGAGAGGCTGAAGGGGCTGGTGCCGCTGGGCGCGGCAGCTGGGCGGCACACCACGCTCAGCCTCCTCACCAGGGCCAGGCTCCACATCCAG AAGCTGGAGGACCAGGAGCGCCGGGCCCTGCACCAGATTGAGCAGCTGCAGCGGGAGCAGCGGCACCTCCAGcggcagctggaaaagctgggaatggAGTGGGTCAGGATAGACAGCATCggctccagcctctcctccgAGCGCTCTGACTCGGACCAAGGTGAGAGCCCGCACTGGGGCACGGCCGGCGGGAGGCCTGGCCGTGCCGGAGCCCCAACCGCTCCTGTTCCCGTTCCCCCGGCAGAAGAGATGGATGTGGATGTGGAGAGCACGGACGACCTCCCGGCCGACCTggactggagcagcagcagccccagcgaCTCGGACGAGCGCAGCAGCCTCCAGAGCCTGGGCAGCGACGAGGGCTATTCCAGCTCTGGCGGAACCAGGGCCAAGCTGGCAAGCAGCCGGAAGCTTCCCGTCGGCATTTAG